A window of Salmo trutta chromosome 5, fSalTru1.1, whole genome shotgun sequence contains these coding sequences:
- the LOC115194549 gene encoding butyrophilin subfamily 1 member A1 — protein MEPLIHKVCLLTFLVIFDATSSAADLSLIVPPDPIVASAGDDILLPCHLSPQSSAVVMDIRWFKEGEFTNPLYLYKSGMGEEGKGYKSRVSLFTQELERGNISLLLKNVKVSDMGRYKCQASHLDWIQEPAVVLQVTKQGSVPRISMRKHHRVFIQLSCSSENWYPEPHIMWTDRSGKEITSAETERPKQKEGGILYSITSYTRIGMDQLEGVTCVVMSKDRGTKMESASLQMTEEFYLSSLPDRVYISAFVIPVFLALVCITASVLFVMYQKRDLQEKLKPIDEVKVELEEKKKELTKKDQLLGITGKIPDTVWTLMVYQHAVDVTLDPDTAHPKLTVSDDNKSVKFGDLRRERGTEKRFEEKQCVLGMEGYDTGKHYWEVDLGKKTQWSVGVAQDPENRQNFPMIPENGYWSIRLDNGVLKTVEKSSNVLPIELKPFKLGVLVDYEGGNILFFNVEKKCHIHSFTGTFTKKLYPFFGPIFDCKEELKISPVPQAEK, from the exons acctcAGCCTCATAGTCCCTCCTGATCCTATAGTTGCCTCTGCTGGGGATGACATCCTCCTTCCCTGTCATCTATCTCCTCAAAGTAGTGCTGTTGTCATGGATATCAGGTGGTTTAAGGAGGGAGAATTCACTAACCCACTGTACTTGTATAAGAGCGGaatgggggaagaggggaagggCTATAAGAGCAGAGTGAGTCTGTTCACCCAGGAGCTGGAGAGAGGCAACATATCACTGCTGTTGAAGAATGTCAAGGTGTCAGATATGGGACGCTACAAATGTCAGGCCAGCCACTTGGATTGGATCCAGGAACCAGCCGTTGTGCTACAAGTTACAA AGCAGGGCAGTGTCCCCAGGATCTCCATGAGGAAGCACCACAGAGTTTTCATCCAGCTCAGCTGCAGCTCAGAGAACTGGTACCCAGAGCCTCACATAATGTGGACGGACCGCAGTGGGAAGGAGATCACctcagcagagacagagagacccaaACAGAAAGAGGGGGGCATCCTGTACTCCATCACCAGTTACACAAGAATAGGGATGGACCAACTGGAGGGGGTCACCTGTGTGGTAATGTCAAAGGACCGGGGAACCAAGATGGAGTCTGCATCACTGCAGATGACTG AGGAGTTCTACCTCAGCAGTCTCCCTGACCGCGTCTACATCTCTGCATTTGTGATTCCTGTGTTTCTGGCACTGGTGTGTATCACAGCATCTGTGCTCTTTGTCATGTATCAGAAAAGAG ATCTTCAGGAGAAACTGAAGCCTATTG ATGAAGTCAAAGTAGAACtagaagagaagaagaaag AACTCACCAAAAAGGATCAGTTATTGG GAATAACTGGAAAAATTCCAGACACCG TTTGGACCTTAATGGTGTATCAACatgcag TGGATGTGACTCTGGACCCTGACACTGCACACCCCAAACTAACTGTATCTGACGATAATAAATCTGTCAAGTTTGGAGACCTACGGAGAGAAAGGGGCACTGAGAAGAGATTTGAGGAAAAGCAGTGTGTCTTGGGAATGGAGGGATATGATACAGGTAAACATTATTGGGAGGTTGACTTGGGGAAGAAGACTCAGTGGAGTGTTGGAGTCGCACAGGATCCAGAGAACAGACAGAACTTCCCAATGATTCCAGAGAATGGCTACTGGAGCATACGTTTGGATaatggagtattgaaaacagttGAAAAGTCTTCTAACGTTCTTCCCATTGAACTGAAACCTTTTAAGCTGGGGGTGTTAGTGGACTATGAGGGGGGAAATATACTGTTTTTCAACGTTGAGAAGAAATGCCACATCCACTCCTTCACTGGAACATTTACTAAGAAACTCTATCCCTTTTTTGGTCCTATCTTTGATTGTAAAGAGGAACTCAAAATCTCACCCGTCCCTCAAGCTGAAAAGTGA